In Candidatus Saccharimonadia bacterium, a single genomic region encodes these proteins:
- a CDS encoding prepilin peptidase: MIAQTGGMVVDSEMAVGLAAAGVILGLIFGSAINAMVWRLKVGKSWVRGRSACPDCGHVLAPKDLVPVLSWLALGGKCRYCRQPIKDHPVVELVTALVFGLSAYALAPVGAVDWVRLGFWLVLATMLIVLAVYDARWMILPDKVMLPLMAVGVVYAATMAVATHSPQVLWGALAAALVAGGAFYALVWATKGRAMGGGDIKLAFAMGLVLGAQGTAVAMLVAFNVAAAVGVAMIASRRRGRHDHIPFGPYLVGGTIVAFLWGREIVAWYLRLNGLG; the protein is encoded by the coding sequence ATGATTGCGCAGACGGGTGGTATGGTGGTGGATTCGGAGATGGCGGTGGGGTTGGCGGCGGCGGGGGTGATACTCGGTCTGATTTTTGGCTCGGCGATTAATGCGATGGTGTGGCGGCTCAAGGTGGGCAAGAGCTGGGTGCGGGGGCGGAGTGCGTGTCCGGATTGTGGGCATGTGCTGGCGCCGAAGGACCTCGTGCCGGTGCTGTCGTGGCTCGCGCTGGGGGGTAAGTGCCGGTACTGCCGGCAGCCCATCAAGGACCATCCGGTGGTGGAGCTCGTGACGGCGCTGGTGTTTGGCCTCTCCGCGTACGCGCTGGCGCCGGTGGGGGCAGTGGATTGGGTGCGGTTGGGATTTTGGCTGGTGCTAGCCACAATGCTGATTGTGCTAGCGGTGTATGATGCGCGGTGGATGATTTTGCCCGATAAAGTGATGCTGCCGCTGATGGCGGTAGGCGTGGTGTATGCGGCGACGATGGCGGTGGCGACGCACAGTCCGCAGGTGCTGTGGGGGGCGCTAGCGGCGGCATTGGTAGCCGGCGGGGCGTTCTACGCGTTGGTGTGGGCCACCAAGGGGCGGGCGATGGGCGGCGGGGACATCAAGCTGGCGTTTGCGATGGGGCTGGTGCTGGGGGCGCAGGGTACGGCGGTGGCGATGTTGGTGGCGTTTAATGTGGCGGCGGCCGTGGGGGTGGCGATGATTGCGTCGCGCCGGCGGGGGCGGCACGACCACATTCCGTTCGGGCCGTACCTAGTAGGCGGGACGATCGTGGCGTTTTTGTGGGGGCGGGAGATTGTGGCGTGGTATTTGCGGCTGAACGGGTTGGGGTGA
- a CDS encoding type II secretion system protein — translation MRRQVAQQRGFTLVELLVAMAVFGFMLLIVVSGFINIVHLHNQALASNVAQDNARTAMAELVRSVRDSAGVVGAPGAGPSGTLCLSQLGGTLRGYYLNAGVLTRSDNCTTPRINPVAITNDVVQVTNFVATVESSGPEVVKPEIKLTVTLGSRNGTTAGAGAALACNNTNQDRTFCSVVTLTSGAVPR, via the coding sequence ATGAGGCGGCAGGTGGCGCAGCAGCGGGGGTTTACGCTCGTTGAGCTCTTGGTGGCAATGGCGGTTTTTGGCTTCATGCTGCTTATAGTGGTATCGGGGTTCATCAATATCGTGCATCTGCACAATCAGGCGCTGGCGTCGAACGTGGCGCAGGACAACGCTCGCACGGCCATGGCTGAGCTGGTGCGCTCGGTGCGCGATAGTGCCGGCGTGGTGGGCGCGCCGGGAGCTGGGCCGTCGGGGACGTTGTGCCTGAGCCAGCTCGGCGGAACGCTGCGGGGGTATTATTTGAACGCGGGGGTGTTGACGCGGTCGGATAATTGCACCACGCCGCGGATAAATCCGGTAGCGATCACCAATGATGTGGTGCAGGTGACGAACTTTGTGGCCACGGTGGAGTCATCGGGGCCGGAGGTGGTGAAGCCCGAGATTAAGCTGACGGTAACCCTTGGCAGCCGCAATGGCACCACCGCGGGTGCCGGAGCGGCGCTGGCCTGCAACAATACCAATCAAGACCGGACATTTTGCTCAGTCGTAACCTTAACCTCGGGGGCGGTGCCGCGATGA
- a CDS encoding AbrB/MazE/SpoVT family DNA-binding domain-containing protein, with the protein MISSKLSAKYQVVIPKELRQGLNMRPGQRVYLSAGENDELILTARPDVDQFLGVLQPAVEDPVAYQKRVRVDKSSL; encoded by the coding sequence ATGATTTCGAGCAAGCTGTCGGCTAAATATCAGGTGGTGATTCCGAAGGAGTTGCGGCAGGGTTTGAATATGCGGCCGGGCCAGCGAGTGTATTTGTCGGCGGGGGAGAATGATGAGCTGATCTTGACGGCTAGGCCCGATGTGGACCAGTTTTTGGGGGTTTTGCAGCCGGCGGTTGAAGACCCGGTGGCGTATCAAAAGCGGGTGCGGGTGGATAAATCCTCCCTATGA
- a CDS encoding PIN domain-containing protein, with amino-acid sequence MTGRLALDTNVLLYALTRGSAFYEPAAAILRGQTDCDLMASELVVAELLSHDSVGSKAEYEKVDGLIRSQVFEVVPVSAEVLYLAAGLRREHRLTLADAIHVAAAVVGKATHFVTNDRDLRRCTVAGLEFLDLETVGRLMAR; translated from the coding sequence ATGACGGGTCGTTTGGCGCTCGATACTAATGTGTTGCTGTATGCGCTGACGCGGGGATCGGCGTTTTATGAGCCGGCGGCGGCGATTTTGCGGGGGCAGACGGATTGCGATCTTATGGCTTCGGAGCTGGTGGTGGCCGAATTGTTGAGCCATGACAGCGTGGGGTCAAAGGCTGAATATGAGAAGGTGGATGGCTTGATTCGGTCGCAGGTGTTTGAAGTGGTGCCGGTGTCGGCAGAGGTGTTGTACCTGGCGGCTGGTTTGCGGCGAGAGCATCGGCTGACGTTGGCCGACGCGATTCATGTGGCGGCAGCGGTGGTGGGCAAGGCGACGCATTTTGTGACGAACGATCGGGATTTGCGGCGGTGTACGGTGGCGGGCCTCGAATTTTTGGACTTGGAAACGGTGGGACGGCTGATGGCGCGGTAA
- a CDS encoding type II secretion system F family protein, with the protein MLTFVYTAHKTATGEMVKADVQAENENSAAKLLISQGLFPISIQPKDGGGLLAKSGVGKRVSAKDRVIFTRQLSTLINAGLPLTQSLRTVADQITNKALHQVVAEVVSSVESGTSLSQSFAKHPKIFSDIYVSLVAAGEATGTLDKSLERIANQQEKDAAIVGKIRSALIYPVIVLGVIVLVLVFMLTTVLPQVGSLYKDLHKDLPALTQILLAISNFIVHFWFLVLIALGAAGFAIRSFIQTERGRSMADRFKISMPIFGKIFRKVYMARFARTLGTMLQSGIPMLEALRIVKNAINNVHVEAVLEKSMQGVKGGKALSSTLENEEAFIKLVPQMIKIGEQSGAIDSMLDRVATYYENEVDEEVKNISTTIEPLMMVILGVTVGGVIAAILLPVYSLVGSGGVDNLK; encoded by the coding sequence ATGTTGACGTTCGTTTATACTGCTCACAAAACGGCCACCGGCGAGATGGTCAAAGCTGATGTGCAGGCCGAAAACGAGAATTCGGCGGCCAAATTGTTGATCAGCCAGGGGCTGTTCCCGATTTCGATTCAGCCCAAGGATGGCGGCGGGCTGCTGGCTAAGAGTGGTGTGGGCAAGCGGGTGAGCGCGAAGGACCGGGTGATCTTCACGCGGCAGCTCAGTACGCTCATTAATGCCGGTCTGCCGCTGACGCAGTCGCTGCGCACGGTAGCGGATCAGATAACCAACAAGGCGCTGCACCAGGTGGTGGCGGAGGTGGTGTCGAGCGTGGAATCGGGGACGAGCTTGAGCCAGTCGTTTGCTAAGCATCCGAAGATTTTTAGCGATATTTATGTGAGCTTGGTGGCGGCGGGCGAGGCTACGGGTACGCTCGATAAATCGCTGGAGCGCATTGCCAACCAGCAAGAAAAAGATGCGGCGATCGTGGGCAAAATTCGCAGCGCGTTGATCTACCCGGTGATTGTGCTGGGGGTGATTGTGCTTGTGCTGGTGTTTATGCTCACCACGGTGCTGCCGCAGGTGGGGAGTTTGTACAAGGATTTGCACAAAGACTTGCCGGCGCTGACGCAAATTTTGCTCGCGATTTCGAATTTTATTGTGCACTTTTGGTTTTTGGTGCTGATTGCGCTGGGGGCGGCGGGATTTGCGATTCGGAGCTTTATTCAAACCGAGCGAGGGCGCTCGATGGCGGACCGGTTTAAGATTAGCATGCCGATATTTGGGAAAATTTTCCGCAAGGTGTACATGGCGCGGTTTGCGCGGACGCTGGGGACGATGCTGCAGAGCGGTATTCCGATGCTGGAGGCGCTGCGGATCGTGAAGAACGCGATCAACAACGTGCACGTGGAGGCGGTGCTCGAGAAGAGTATGCAGGGCGTGAAGGGCGGCAAGGCGTTGTCGTCGACGCTTGAGAATGAAGAGGCGTTCATTAAGCTCGTGCCGCAGATGATCAAGATTGGTGAGCAGTCGGGCGCGATCGACAGCATGCTCGACCGGGTGGCGACGTATTACGAGAACGAGGTGGACGAAGAGGTGAAGAACATCTCGACCACGATCGAGCCGCTGATGATGGTGATTTTGGGCGTGACGGTGGGCGGCGTGATCGCGGCGATTTTGCTGCCGGTGTACTCGCTGGTGGGTAGCGGGGGCGTGGATAATTTGAAATGA
- a CDS encoding prepilin-type N-terminal cleavage/methylation domain-containing protein yields the protein MRLTGVKTGRERGDTLVEVVIALAILAFVLLGATLVATSAFRTGQTARERTQVSNEAQRQMEALRSFRDNHTWDEFRVGVGASYPGVDNVPVTPCRFDATKHCFHMETQAVGANTEFVPVTGSTVGSVPTSTIEIWADNSAAAITARPCNYDFELHYSFQTLGGGVPAQNHIRTRLANLKYVLPAVGPGTCL from the coding sequence ATGAGGCTGACGGGGGTCAAGACAGGGCGCGAGCGAGGCGACACGCTGGTGGAGGTGGTGATCGCGCTGGCGATTTTGGCGTTTGTGCTGCTGGGCGCGACGCTGGTGGCCACGAGCGCCTTCCGCACCGGCCAGACGGCCCGGGAGCGCACGCAGGTGTCGAATGAGGCCCAGCGCCAAATGGAGGCGCTGCGGAGCTTTCGCGACAACCATACCTGGGATGAGTTTCGGGTGGGTGTGGGTGCATCGTACCCGGGGGTAGACAACGTGCCGGTAACACCGTGCCGATTTGACGCTACCAAGCACTGCTTCCACATGGAGACGCAGGCAGTGGGGGCAAATACGGAATTTGTGCCGGTGACGGGTTCTACGGTGGGTTCGGTGCCTACTTCGACTATTGAGATTTGGGCCGACAATTCGGCGGCGGCGATCACAGCGCGGCCGTGCAACTATGACTTTGAGCTGCACTATAGCTTCCAGACGCTCGGCGGGGGCGTGCCGGCCCAAAACCACATCCGTACGCGGTTGGCGAATTTGAAATACGTGCTGCCGGCGGTGGGTCCGGGGACATGTCTATGA
- the pilM gene encoding type IV pilus assembly protein PilM codes for MGLFVKDTEFFGLDIGSSAIRLVQLRRGGDHPALVAYGALPAPANLTASDSQLDQDKVAELIRQLVRENRVALKNVVVGLSANKVFATVITTPKLDNAQLAKAIRYQAEQYIPMALDQVKLDWSVIDQSKDGKQLEVLLVAAPNSAIERYVSILEKAGLEPLAMEPNATAVARALMPANNLAVVVVDFGSLESDISIVWNNAPRLIRSVSVGGTTMVRSVAQNLGLDEVQANQFTFKFGLTQSKLEGQVFKAIKPTLDNLVSEVEKSTKYFLGRYPDVKLEKLVVTGGPSSLPELGPFLANSTGLPVEFGNAWVNVSYPSGLQDKLMGLSVEYAAAVGLAGRGYIA; via the coding sequence ATGGGACTGTTCGTAAAAGACACGGAATTTTTTGGCCTGGACATTGGTTCGTCGGCGATCCGGCTGGTGCAGCTGCGGCGCGGCGGAGACCATCCGGCGCTGGTGGCGTACGGGGCTTTGCCGGCTCCGGCCAACCTGACGGCGAGTGATTCGCAGCTCGATCAAGACAAGGTGGCGGAGCTGATTCGGCAGCTGGTGCGCGAGAATCGGGTGGCGCTCAAGAATGTGGTGGTGGGACTATCGGCCAACAAGGTGTTTGCGACCGTGATCACGACGCCGAAGCTTGATAACGCGCAGTTGGCGAAGGCGATTCGGTATCAGGCGGAGCAGTATATTCCGATGGCGCTCGACCAAGTGAAGCTGGATTGGTCGGTGATTGACCAGAGCAAGGACGGCAAGCAGCTAGAGGTGCTGCTGGTAGCGGCGCCGAATTCGGCGATTGAGCGTTATGTGAGCATTTTGGAAAAGGCCGGTCTTGAGCCGCTGGCCATGGAGCCCAACGCGACGGCAGTGGCGCGGGCGCTGATGCCGGCCAACAACCTAGCCGTGGTGGTGGTGGATTTTGGCTCGCTGGAGTCGGATATCTCGATCGTGTGGAACAACGCGCCGCGGCTGATCCGCTCGGTGTCGGTGGGCGGTACTACGATGGTGCGGTCGGTGGCGCAAAACCTGGGCCTCGACGAGGTGCAGGCGAACCAGTTTACGTTCAAGTTTGGTTTGACGCAGAGCAAGCTGGAAGGCCAGGTATTTAAGGCGATCAAGCCGACGCTCGACAACCTGGTGAGTGAAGTGGAGAAATCTACGAAGTACTTTTTGGGCCGGTATCCGGATGTGAAGCTCGAGAAGCTGGTGGTGACGGGCGGGCCATCGAGCCTGCCCGAGCTGGGGCCGTTTTTGGCCAACTCGACCGGGTTGCCGGTGGAGTTTGGTAATGCGTGGGTAAATGTGTCGTACCCCTCCGGGCTGCAAGATAAGCTCATGGGCCTCTCGGTGGAGTATGCCGCGGCGGTGGGCCTGGCGGGCCGGGGGTACATCGCATGA
- a CDS encoding GspE/PulE family protein produces the protein MLSVESQHRIEELLLEGKLMAPADLEAAKVDALKESKPLIAYIAEKNLVGEEDLTRISASAMGVPYANLNNITVPEDITKLLARDTAENYLAVPFGMQQGRLAVGMLDPTNIQAVDFLSRKVGHTVTVYLASRGSIDHVLAQFHSDVAADVASAMDVARVDDHPKVEAKSAKAMANLVQDAPITRALNAILDYAAQSRASDIHIEPREHELKIRYRIDGILQETMTLPKNIEPALISRIKILSNLRIDEHRIPQDGQFQISSAGHEIDLRIAISPVVWGEQVVIRLLDKSGTVLTLESLGFRGRAARLIDEGIHKPHGMTLSTGPTGSGKSTTLYAIVQELKDVSINIVTLEDPVEYKMDGINQIQVNADVGLTFASGLRSILRQDPNVVLVGEIRDKETADLAVQAALTGHVVLSTIHTNSAAGVLPRMLDMGIEPFLIASTINTVIGQRLVRKLCEICKEKVETNEAQTKSVMTTIGNVLPKTKADLDKVKKDVGYDVVPIADQKSFTIYKPVGCRECVKGYKGRIGIYEVFAMTPAMEKLLLGHATTSEVQNQASSDGMLTMKQDGYFKVLNALTTLEEVARVAADF, from the coding sequence ATGCTATCAGTTGAGAGCCAGCATCGAATCGAGGAGCTCCTGCTTGAGGGCAAGCTCATGGCGCCCGCTGATCTGGAGGCGGCTAAGGTCGATGCGCTCAAAGAATCGAAGCCGCTGATTGCCTATATTGCCGAGAAAAACTTGGTGGGCGAAGAGGATTTGACCCGGATTTCGGCCTCGGCTATGGGTGTGCCGTATGCCAACCTCAACAACATTACGGTGCCGGAAGACATCACGAAATTGCTGGCTCGTGATACGGCTGAGAATTATTTGGCGGTACCGTTTGGGATGCAGCAAGGGCGGCTGGCGGTGGGGATGCTTGATCCCACCAACATCCAGGCGGTGGACTTCCTGAGCCGCAAGGTAGGGCATACGGTGACGGTGTATTTGGCGTCGCGGGGCTCGATCGACCACGTGTTGGCGCAGTTCCATAGCGACGTGGCGGCGGACGTGGCGTCGGCCATGGATGTGGCCAGGGTGGACGACCACCCCAAGGTGGAGGCCAAGAGCGCCAAGGCCATGGCCAACCTGGTGCAGGACGCGCCGATCACCCGGGCACTGAATGCGATTTTGGACTATGCGGCGCAGAGTAGGGCGTCGGACATTCACATTGAGCCGAGGGAGCACGAGCTGAAGATTCGGTACCGCATCGACGGCATCTTGCAGGAAACGATGACGCTGCCGAAAAATATTGAACCGGCGCTGATTTCGCGCATTAAGATTTTGAGCAACCTGCGCATCGACGAACACCGGATCCCGCAGGATGGGCAGTTCCAGATAAGCTCGGCCGGGCACGAGATTGACCTGCGTATCGCTATTAGTCCGGTGGTGTGGGGTGAGCAGGTGGTGATCCGGTTGCTCGACAAGAGCGGGACAGTGCTGACGCTGGAGTCGCTGGGCTTTCGCGGGCGGGCGGCGCGGCTGATTGATGAGGGTATCCATAAGCCGCACGGTATGACGCTCAGCACGGGGCCGACGGGTTCGGGTAAGTCGACCACACTGTACGCCATTGTGCAGGAGCTTAAGGATGTGTCGATCAACATTGTGACACTGGAAGACCCGGTGGAGTACAAGATGGACGGAATTAATCAGATTCAGGTGAACGCGGACGTGGGGCTGACGTTTGCAAGCGGTTTGCGCAGTATTTTGCGCCAGGACCCGAACGTGGTGCTGGTGGGGGAGATTCGGGATAAAGAAACGGCGGATCTGGCGGTGCAGGCGGCGCTCACGGGGCACGTGGTGCTCTCGACGATTCACACCAACTCGGCGGCGGGGGTGTTGCCCCGCATGCTCGATATGGGCATTGAGCCGTTTTTGATCGCGAGTACGATCAACACGGTGATTGGGCAGCGGCTGGTGCGCAAATTGTGTGAGATTTGCAAGGAAAAGGTGGAGACGAATGAGGCGCAGACGAAGTCGGTGATGACGACCATTGGGAATGTTTTGCCCAAGACGAAGGCCGACCTCGATAAGGTGAAAAAGGATGTGGGCTACGATGTGGTGCCGATCGCCGATCAAAAGAGTTTCACGATCTACAAGCCGGTGGGGTGCCGGGAGTGCGTGAAGGGCTACAAGGGGCGCATTGGGATCTACGAGGTGTTTGCGATGACGCCGGCGATGGAGAAGCTGCTGCTGGGGCACGCGACGACGAGCGAGGTGCAAAACCAGGCGTCGAGCGACGGGATGCTGACGATGAAGCAAGACGGCTACTTCAAGGTACTCAATGCACTGACGACGCTTGAGGAAGTGGCGCGGGTGGCGGCGGACTTTTAG
- a CDS encoding type II secretion system protein: MSNLLKKEKGFTLIEIVLVLAIAGLLLVIVFLAVSGAQKSRRDSQRKNDLSRIAAQLESFAGNYNGCYPGSASAGGCTATVPDWTAFWGSSYITGGNFNDPTTGAAYTNGGAFSANPAQGAVTYRYGTSCDGTTGRTYSVSMGLEQGSICRDTK; encoded by the coding sequence GTGAGTAATCTCCTAAAGAAAGAGAAGGGGTTTACCCTTATCGAAATCGTCCTCGTCTTGGCCATTGCGGGTCTTCTGCTCGTGATTGTCTTCTTGGCGGTGTCCGGGGCGCAGAAGAGTCGGCGTGACTCGCAGCGCAAGAACGACTTGAGCCGTATCGCGGCTCAGCTGGAGAGTTTTGCTGGTAACTACAATGGTTGTTACCCGGGTTCTGCCAGTGCTGGTGGTTGTACTGCTACCGTTCCGGACTGGACCGCGTTTTGGGGTAGTAGCTACATTACCGGTGGTAACTTTAACGATCCCACTACGGGCGCTGCCTACACTAACGGTGGTGCGTTCAGTGCTAACCCGGCGCAGGGTGCGGTGACTTATCGCTATGGTACATCTTGTGATGGGACCACTGGTCGCACGTATAGTGTATCCATGGGTCTTGAGCAGGGCTCGATCTGCCGTGACACTAAGTAG
- a CDS encoding type II secretion system protein has protein sequence MAIRKQLGFTLVEIVIVIAITGAIAVIALVGQRGLRSRAQFDAGVDKLVASVANAHNQATAGVQVSGLGNGSVNCAGGASPVGAKYIFAGVAWSAVDAPAATFALDFYATQIDAATGSRLAAAPCIFNTETVAPGTVMRVNNPPPGQMRRVLFVRDDAGGLNICRGTGAVATVAASFRTGTCVAPAVTNAAPGLTITLSDPDGHQSSVLIDVSGLAKRLN, from the coding sequence ATGGCTATCCGGAAGCAGCTAGGTTTTACGCTCGTGGAAATAGTGATCGTGATTGCGATCACGGGGGCGATTGCGGTGATTGCGCTCGTTGGGCAGCGCGGCTTGCGCAGCCGGGCGCAGTTTGACGCCGGCGTGGACAAGCTGGTGGCGAGCGTGGCCAATGCGCACAACCAGGCGACGGCGGGGGTGCAGGTGAGCGGCCTGGGCAACGGCTCGGTGAATTGTGCGGGTGGGGCCTCGCCGGTCGGCGCCAAGTACATTTTTGCGGGCGTGGCGTGGAGCGCAGTGGACGCGCCGGCGGCGACGTTTGCGCTGGATTTTTACGCGACCCAGATCGATGCGGCCACAGGTTCGCGGCTGGCGGCGGCGCCGTGCATTTTTAACACCGAGACGGTGGCGCCGGGCACGGTGATGCGCGTGAATAATCCGCCGCCGGGGCAGATGCGGCGGGTGCTGTTTGTGCGCGACGACGCCGGTGGGCTCAATATTTGCCGGGGTACGGGCGCGGTGGCGACGGTGGCGGCGAGTTTTCGGACCGGAACGTGTGTGGCGCCGGCGGTGACGAATGCGGCGCCGGGGCTCACCATCACGCTCAGCGATCCGGACGGCCATCAGTCGTCGGTGTTGATTGATGTGAGTGGGCTGGCGAAACGGCTCAACTAG
- a CDS encoding PilN domain-containing protein: protein MSTLINLLPDLRQAKLRERRRRQLVSGVSVTIWIVCGAVVALMSIIAAGQKVSISNHTKAITQGKTDLENVAGLLDALTAEEHLKALPALYDQRVYLTKFFKAYSEASPVSTTISSLSADNQNVLTVRGVAPTYAEVAKLARALIGSNVTVGSSALASNSPYFSDVTIQSVDSGDKTGVNFTIKATMGSGVTSGSN, encoded by the coding sequence ATGAGCACGCTGATCAACCTGCTGCCGGATCTGCGGCAGGCTAAGCTGCGTGAGCGCCGGCGCCGGCAGTTGGTGTCGGGGGTATCGGTGACGATTTGGATCGTGTGCGGCGCGGTGGTGGCTTTGATGTCGATCATCGCGGCGGGGCAAAAAGTGTCGATTAGTAATCACACGAAGGCGATTACGCAAGGCAAGACCGATCTGGAAAATGTGGCGGGCTTGCTCGACGCGTTGACTGCCGAAGAGCACCTGAAGGCGTTGCCGGCATTGTATGACCAGCGCGTGTACCTCACGAAATTCTTCAAGGCTTATAGCGAGGCTAGCCCGGTAAGTACCACGATTTCGTCGCTGTCCGCGGACAATCAGAATGTGCTGACGGTGCGCGGGGTGGCGCCGACCTATGCTGAGGTGGCCAAGCTGGCGCGAGCGTTGATTGGATCGAATGTGACGGTGGGTAGCTCGGCGTTGGCTAGCAATAGCCCGTACTTTTCGGATGTGACGATTCAGAGTGTGGACAGTGGCGACAAGACGGGTGTGAACTTTACGATTAAAGCGACCATGGGGTCGGGGGTCACCAGTGGCAGCAATTAA
- a CDS encoding type IV pilus twitching motility protein PilT — MVERSALKIETMLEQVIKFDASDLHLQVGLPPMLRVDGALKPIDETPVLEAADVEKLVFSILDDDQKEILLKDKEVDFSFAFGNYGRFRVNAFHERGNIAAALRLIPSKVRTLEELQMPKTLQEFTKFPRGLVLVTGPTGSGKSTTLAAMVDKINTERSCHILTIEDPIEYAHSSKKSIVVQREIHYDTYSFAAALRSSLRQDPDVVLIGEMRDLETIAAAVTIAETGHLVLATLHTNSAAQSIDRMIDVFPPHQQQQIRVQLAGMLQGICSQRLVPGIGGGRVVAAEILVATGAVRNIIREGKTHQLDAVIQTGAEYGMQSMDRQLVQLVQEGKISYDEAKNFAIDLQELDRLMRG; from the coding sequence ATGGTGGAGAGAAGCGCCCTCAAAATCGAAACAATGCTCGAACAGGTCATCAAGTTTGATGCCTCAGACTTGCACTTGCAGGTGGGTTTGCCGCCGATGTTGCGCGTGGATGGTGCGCTCAAGCCGATCGATGAGACGCCGGTGCTCGAAGCGGCCGACGTGGAGAAGCTGGTGTTTTCGATTCTCGACGATGACCAAAAAGAGATTTTGCTCAAAGACAAGGAAGTGGATTTTTCCTTTGCTTTCGGAAATTATGGTCGGTTTCGGGTAAACGCGTTTCACGAGCGGGGCAACATCGCGGCGGCGTTGCGGCTGATTCCGTCGAAGGTGCGAACGCTCGAGGAGCTGCAGATGCCCAAGACGCTGCAGGAGTTTACGAAGTTTCCGCGAGGCTTGGTGCTCGTGACGGGGCCGACGGGTTCGGGTAAGTCGACCACGCTGGCGGCCATGGTGGACAAGATTAACACCGAGCGGTCGTGCCATATTTTGACGATTGAGGACCCGATTGAATACGCCCACAGCTCGAAGAAATCGATCGTGGTGCAGCGCGAAATTCACTACGACACGTACTCGTTTGCGGCGGCGCTGCGGAGCTCGTTGCGCCAAGACCCGGACGTGGTGCTCATCGGTGAGATGCGCGACCTGGAGACGATCGCGGCGGCGGTGACGATTGCTGAGACGGGGCACTTGGTGCTGGCGACCCTGCATACGAACTCGGCGGCCCAGAGCATCGACCGCATGATCGACGTGTTTCCGCCGCACCAGCAGCAGCAGATTCGAGTGCAGCTGGCGGGCATGCTGCAGGGCATTTGCTCGCAGCGTCTGGTGCCGGGGATCGGCGGCGGGCGCGTGGTGGCGGCGGAGATTCTGGTGGCCACCGGGGCGGTGCGCAATATCATTCGCGAGGGCAAGACGCACCAGCTCGACGCGGTGATTCAGACCGGTGCGGAATACGGCATGCAGAGCATGGACCGGCAGCTGGTGCAGCTGGTGCAGGAAGGCAAAATTAGCTACGATGAAGCCAAGAACTTTGCGATTGATTTGCAAGAACTTGACCGCCTAATGCGAGGCTAA